Part of the Triticum urartu cultivar G1812 chromosome 2, Tu2.1, whole genome shotgun sequence genome, NNNNNNNNNNNNNNNNNNNNNNNNNNNNNNNNNNNNNNNNNNNNNNNNNNNNNNNNNNNNNNNNNNNNNNNNNNNNNNNNNNNNNNNNNNNNNNNNNNNNNNNNNNNNNNNNNNNNNNNNNNNNNNNNNNNNNNNNNNNNNNNNNNNNNNNNNNNNNNNNNNNNNNNNNNNNNNNNNNNNNNNNNNNNNNNNNNNNNNNNNNNNNNNNNNNNNNATATTATGTTACCACTTCTCATTAActacatgccacataagcaaaaatttcttggagtgcgctatgttactttctaagttactcccactatgactagcctaataaacccggacggagggagtatactacACTTTATTAGAAGATACTTGGTAGAAACACGACCTGCTAACCAGGTTAATTTCCCATCGTACTTGATAGAGACACGACCACCGCCAAATCTGTTTGTACACTTGTGAACTTGAAATTATATCGTTCCTTCACATGGTACCTATTCCCTTTTTCTCTCTATAGAAAAAGCTACTTATCCCTAAGATAAGCCACCGGTGAATTCATTGTTGGACAAATCAAGGTGCTTCATTGATGGAAGCAACACGAGGCTGTCAAATGGGATTGCGCCGGACAGCCTGTTGTTGCTCAGGTTGAGATACTCAAGTTTCTTCAACACATTGATTGGTGGTATTGGTATGCCACCAGTGAATTCATTCCTGGACAAATCAATTGACCACAGAGATGGAAGCAACGCGAGGTTGTCAAATGGGATTGCGCCAGACAGGCTGTTGTTGCTCAGGTTGAGATACTCAAGCTTCTGCAACAAAATGATTGATGTTGGTACGAACCAGTTAGTTGGTTGCCGGACATCGCCAACTCTGTAAGGTTGGGAAACTTGCTCATCTCCGCCGGTAGCTCGCCGGAGATCATGTTATTCTCTGCCTTGAACACAGACAGCCCGGTTGCTGATGTTGGAAAGGTCCCAGAGAACTTGTTGTTCTCAATCCCAATCAGTGAGATGTTTTCGGATAACTTAGCTGGTAAAGTCCCTGTGAAACCATTGTAATCTATCGTCACAGTGGTCAACCTGGGTAATGACCATATCTTTGCGGGGAACTCGCCCGAGAAGCGGTTGTAAGAGAGGATGATGTTCTTCAGCAGGACACAGTCGCCAAGGTTCTCCGGGAGCATGCCAGAGAAGTGGTTCTTGAAGATGACGATCTCGTAGAGCTTTCCATTGGCGCAAAGTGAATCCGGAAGCGGGCCAGAGAGGTTGTTGTTGCAGACATCGAGGTTGCCTAGGGGCGAGTGCTTCCCGAGCTCCCGCGGGATCTCGCCGGAGAGATTGTTTTCAAATAGCCTGATGTCCCTGAGATTGGGGAGCCTCGCTATGCTCGCTGGAATTGTGCCGGTGAGCTGGTTGGAGTACATGAACAATATGCTCAGGTTCTTGAGGCTACCAAAGTCGTCCGGTATTTCTCCGGTGAGGTTGTTCGATGACACATCAAGCTCTATCAAATTCACCGACGTGATTTTGCGTGGCAGTTTCCCGGTGAGTGTATTGTTGTATAGGTACAAGAGCTGGAGCTTTCGGTGTTGCCAGACCCATGCCGGGATCTCACCGGTAAGCTTGTTACCATACATAGCGAACAACATGAGATTCTCCAGGCTGGAGTAGGCCTTTGGGATGCTGCCGGTCATGTTCATGTTGGACATCCAGAGGTAGCTCAAGTTGGTCAGCTTGGCAAACTCGGGGGGCGCCGGCGCTGGCGCAAATGGGTTCAAGGCAAGCGTCAGCTGCTCGATCCCGGCAAGCATGCTAATCTCGGCAGTTGGGTAGTACCCGGTGAACTGGTTAGTGTCAAGACGCAGAGACCTCAGCGCTTGCAGCCCACCCACGGCAGCCGGCACCGTGCCCCAAAAGTGATTGCTCGACAGGTTGAGGTGCTCCATTGCCGGTGACAAGCGGCTGATATCATCCGGAAGGACCCCGTGGAAGCTGTTGTTGGAGAGGTCGAGGAAACGGAGGTGGGAGCAGGCGTAGAGCGGGACGCCGGGGAAGCTGCCGGTAAGATTGTTGTAGGAGAGGTCGAAGCGGGTGAGGCTAGGTAGGTCGCACACCGACTCTGGCACCTGGCCGGTAATGTTTAGCTTCGACAAGGATACCCCCGTCACCGCGCGTCTGTCCTCCCCGCCGCCGCAGACCACGCCGGTCCAGTTGCAGTGGTCGGCGTTGGAGACAGGGTCCCACGACGCAAGCTGCATGGGATTTCCCCATTGTTTCTTCATAGCTAGGAGGGTGGCCAGGTCGCCGGAGGTTGGCTGCGAGCTCGATGTGCCGGCCAGCaggaggaagccgaggagcacAATAAGGTGGGTGGTCGACATTATTTTGTGTGGCAAGGCGCTGCCCTAGAGGTGGGGAATGGGGAGTGGCGAGTGGAGCTTGCTGCTGGCCTCATATACCCAAGCAGACTTTATACTAGAGTCGTGGGTCGTCTGCTCGAGTAAATGAGGTACACATATGCAAATATCTTACTTGGAATGGAGCGGGATACTCCAGTACTCGGTGGGAATTTCTACTACCACACAACAGAAGTAAATATCAGACAGCAACCACAGTGTACGCATGGTTCACACGATAGCACAAAAATCACATCATCATCAATGTAGGTGCATTATTTAGATAGCAAATGCGTCGGTCGGTCGTCGGAGACACCACACTTGACGTAAACTAAATGAGGTAGACATATGCTAATATCTTGAGAGGTACAACTTATAATCCTTTAGAACTTATTATACATTCTTGGTGGCGATTTCTACTATCACACAATAAAACTGATTTGAGATTTCAGTTTTATCGGACAACAACCATACATGGTTCACTATATATAGCAGAGAAATCACGTCATCATCAATATATGTGCATCTAAATAGCAACTGCGTAGCCGAGGATTCTCTCTTCAGATTTTCGTCACAGTAAAACAGTGAAGTCAAGGAACAACACCATGCATGGATCGTTTGTAATAGGGCGCGTTTGTGCCGGGTCGTCGTCGATCTGCCAGGAGACCTCATCTGGAGCTGCACAGCGGCAGCCGGCGGCCTTGTTTGCTTCTGCCTGCTATGTTGGAGGGACGTGGCTGCATGCACGTATGGCTGCTCTAACCCAAAGTAAATGCGGGCTAACATTTCATACAActagaagaaaagaaaaacagcCTGCATCTACAAGTAAAATTTGGATATCCACTTCCACTCTTCACGTGCAAAAGCATCCACAACTTATCTTGAAAAACTGCCGGCACATGATGCCTGCCCCAAAGTACACACAGGATCTATAGCActtgttttttttttgcgggggtaTATCACTTGTTCTATCTACACGTACCGGCACTACACAGGCAGCTGAGCATTTTGTTCTATTTGATGATTGTCATTAACAACTCAAAATCCGAGCATAGGTAGGTAATGATCCTATTATCAAAATTAAACTTGCTGAACCATTACCAAACATGCGGATCAATAGCCCGACCATCTCAGAGAGAGGGAGAGCAGACCGAGGACTCACCTGAACCCAGGAATAGATGGTATGAAATCTTGCCCAGCATCCAGCTTCGGTTTTTCCTTAAGTCAACTTAGTACACTTAGTAGGAGTGAACTTAGTTGAACTGATGGTACTGTATATTATCCAAGGTGTTATTCTGGAGCACTCCAGCTTCTATTTGAGATTTGCTGCTTATAAACAATTGTTTGATTGGAAGTTTGAACTATGCTATTGTTATGCTAACAGAAGAATCTACGTAGAAAGAAAAAAAGATTATATCATTCACACTTGAGCACTAGTGTTATGCTATCAGTTTTGTTTTAATTCCTGAGTTGAAAGCAGAGTCTATTGTGTGAAAACATGACCAACGATGCTTAGTTTGGTCGGTTATTTGCGCATTAGTAATATCATTCACACTTGAGCACTAGTGTTTCACGCACAtgtaatactccctccatccaaaTCTGTCGAAATTTGAGCTgaattttgactataaattttGCTACTACAAATACAAGATATATACGTCATGGAAATTATACAGTTGGAAACCTTTTGCAAATAAGAATCTAGTACGGAGAGCGGCGATAACGCGGACGGGCTCACATGCACCCGTTTCGTGGACCAAAAATGCTACACACACGGGATAAATCAACAGGCCTTTACGGATCTGCTGATTTGTCCTTTTCTAATTGGGCTAATTAACATTTCCTCCTAATTAATCGGCCCCTCCCTGATTCTAACTGGTGGGGGTGGGTGCCAAGCCCCGTAAAGCCCCGTATTAGTCCGTTGATGTAGCAAAGCTCTTTCGTGGACCAATGGTATGGCTCGCATGTCTCGTCGGCATTTATTGGTCGAGGAAACACGATTGCGGTACTACGAAAGAAAAATTGGGGCCCAAGGACAACGTCGTGCGTTGGAGTTACCGCGGATAACATCATGTTCTCACGGTACAGGAGGGGGAGGCATGCATGTACCGACGAATGTGGGGAACGGCGTCGTTGAATGTGATCCCAAAATTAAAACCCATCACTTAGGTCGGTTTTGCACTTCCCGATGGAGAAGTCAATCCCATGGCGATGGGCGGATGTGGATCGGAATTCCTCTTGGATTCGGTCGACAGGTATTCTTTTCGTAACTCAATTTTGATTCCGCTGGTGTTGAATCATTTGGTAGCTTCTTCCTTATTCGGTGCGGTCTTCTGTTAGGTTTCCACCGCCAGCGATTGGAGGCAGAGAGCACGCCGCAGCCGTTTGGGGTTAGGGAGATCACGCCGCTGGCAGATCCGTTGTACGCAGCGTCCGAGTCCAGCATTGGTGAGGTCGGGCAGGAACTGCTGGCACCGTGAATGAAGCCGAATGCCCTTCGATCGGCGTATTCCGAGCAGTCAACGGGCAGGGACGACCCTCAGGAACCATCCTGCACAAAGAGGTAATTTGGTCGTCATAATTTCAAATTATGTGGATGTGGCGCTCGCAGCGATTGCTGCTTTGCATATGAACAGACTGATTTGTGTAGACCCTAATTGTACCTGTCATGCCGTGCTATGCCTTTGTCAGAAATAATGAAATGCATCTCCTATGTGCAGGGTTCGTGTCTGTCTTTGAAGGCATGTTTCTTAGTGTTGAGGGTTCGATTGTCGTTCATGCATAAACAGGCGTATACATAGAGTCCTGGTATTTGGTGTCATGACCACATGCTGTGCATCTCTACTTGGCGATTTGGATGATTTTCATGGGTTTGCTGTGGTTCTCTGTTATCTCCTCAAGTTTATCCCGTTGGTATGGTTAGAGGGTTAGCAGGTGTCCCGTCCATGAAGACGATGAACAACCACATCGTCAGGCCAATACCGCGGGTACAAATTGGGGGCACTGGGACTTGTGCGGCAGTCCATGTCGGGCTAGCCGGTCGGCGGTCCAACACTTGTATGTAAAATATTAGTATGAAATACGCTGCAATGCGACATGTACAAAAAAGACAAACTAATGGTCTGGGAGGATGAATAGTATCACGTGTAAAAAAGCGTCAGATAGTCTTTTTTGCACAACCCTCATTTCAACTTAATTCGTCCTGAAAATTTACACACTTGTGCATTATGCCTTCATGTATCCTTGTAActtttttcataattttttgaaaTATAAAAATATGAATTTTCCCAAATTTTGAATTTTGCAATTTCCGGTGTGGTTACGTTCTACAATGAGAATTGGGAATTTTACTGTATTTACGCTCGACCTACTGGAACTTGAGCACATAAGTCATGCAAATTGTAGCATGGCACCGACAGTACTGCATTGGAATTTTCTTTTGAGGGGAAACGGTACTGTCTTAGATACCTCGTTTTTTTAGACAAGCCTTAGATACCTTGTTTTTTTCTTTGAGACAAGCCTTAGATACCTTGTGGTATGATGGTACATGACCAGGCTGTTAGTTGGGTAACTTCATGGGCCGCCACATGCATACATTAAAACGGCAAAGCCTGTGCCACGGCCATATCGGGTTCCATATCTCGAGAATGACGGGCGGGTCACGATACCGCTACCACGCGAGGACGAGCACTCCTTCGAATTTCCGTCTAGTACTAGCATATTTATTTTTGCACATAACTCATCTTTATTTTATAAAAAAAAGAATTATGACCAAAGTTGGGTTCAAATTTCAAGGGCGCCATACATGTTGCCTAATTGGGATTCCATCAAGGCACACAGAACTGGGAGGCAAAACTAGAGCACAAGTGAAAATTATCTATGTTGCCTCTTCATCAGAAAAGCCAATCATTTTACCATCCATGGTGTGAGAAAGAATTTCAAAAGTAATTTTGGCAAAAGAAAAAGCAGGGACAATATAGTGACCTGGATTTACTGTCCATTTGACAATATATTAACCATGATGGATGTTCAGGAATTTGATGCTAATTTTCCCTCTTTAtacatagattcccaaggtcacggaacccgcaagttgatcaccaaaacatacatcaagtggatcaatagaataccccgttgtcaccacgggtatcccacacaagacacacatcaagtgttctgaaatccttaaagactcaatccgataagataacttcgaagggaaaactcaatccattacaagagagtagagggggagaaacatcataagatccaactataatagcaaagctcgcgatacatcaagatcgtgccaaatcaagaacacgagagagatagagagagagagagatctaacacatagctactggtacataccctcagccccgagggtgaactactccctccttgtcatggagagcgccgggatgatgaagatggccaccggtgatggatcccccctccagcagggtgccggaacagggtcccgattggtttttggtggctggagaggcttgcggcggcggaactcccgatctaggttattttctggaggtttctgtattataggaatttttggcttcggtctcacgtcaggggggtctccgagtcatccacgagatagggcagcgcgcccagggggtagggcatgccctccaccctcgtggatggctcggaactctgcccaactcttttactccgggggcttcttttggtccataaaaacatcaaaaattggcacgtcaattggactccgtttggtattccttttctataaaactcaaaaacaaggaaaaaaacagaaactggcactgggctctaggttaataggttagtcccaaaaatcatataaaacaacatataaatgcatataaaacatccaagatggataatataatagcatggaacaatcaaaaattatagatacgttggagacatatcaatgtCTAACAAGTGAATTAATTCAGTGAGATTACCTCGCTGTCATCATATGCACCTACTAGTTTAGTGGTTGGCATGTATATTTTTCTTTTACATGATTGTCACTAAACAACATGCATTTATTTTGCAGCGGGATGGATGGCGAGAGGTTCTTCATTGACTTAAAAGTGGAGAATACGATTGAGCATTTCAAGAGGAGCCCGCTGCTACATGCCATCCCCGACGACCGTCTCTTTGCTCCGAGTCTGAGTTACCCGCACTTCACCGAGGATGACGGTAACCAGTTCATTCTTTCCAGGATCCACCTAATCGACCGCGTGCATGATTGCGGACTGTCCACAAAAGGCCTCTCCATGAAAGAAAATGCCGTGCTGCTTCCCCGATGCATGGTGCTTGGCTTCAAGGAGTTGAATGCCAGAGGAGTGATCGTGCCTGGAGGGGCAAAGCAGATGTCGTCTTTCTGGAGGATTTCATTCAGAAGTCTTAGGGTCTGCTGGCAGCACATCTTATGCCTCCCATACTCAAGGTCATCACTCGTCTAGCAAACGAGATGATCAACCACGAGAAGATCGTGGAGGTCCTGCGGTGCTATCCCGCCCTAATGCCTCAGTAGAACAAGGCGGTCTTCTACCGCCACGTGTACAACATCGTGCACGAGAGGTTGCAGCTCATCGTTCTCCATAACCTGCCTGCGGCTGGCTTGGTGACCAGCGATAAAGCTAATGGTGTGCAAGTCCTGCGGAACAAGCTGCTGAAGTTCGTCCCTTACACGACGGCTGGGCATCATCGGTGGGGTGACATGGTAAGATGGAATTTTGAAGTCATTAATGTGTTCATGTCCATGACAACAATGCAGTAGAATGACGCTCAAGGACTGATAAGGATGCTTCGTGTGATCGCTTCTCATCCGTTTAGGCCAAAAATGGTGATGCTGATGCAGGAGCTTTAACAGGTTGAAAAGGATGCAAAGGCAGGCAACTGACTCAATTGGCTCGGTCAGGACCTTGCTATGCGCTAGTCTGCAGAGCATTCCACCGGCGTTGCAGAGACGTTCCGAGGCTGGCGGACGAGACTTACCTGGCTTACCCAACAGAGGTTGCCACTGGTTTTTTGGAGTGCGGGGTGTACGACTGGCTGGACATGACAGCGGTCGTGCGCCCGCTTCGCTGGAGCGTTGTCTCCTTCACCAAGTGAAGACTCTTTGGCTGCCTTCGATCGTAAGCTGCGATGATCTATTATTTCTGTTCTCTTTGCTTGGGTGATGTCTGCTTCACCAACTCAAGACCGTTGTGTGTGTTGGATCGTAATTTGCTAATCTTAGCTCTCTTCGCTGAATGCCTTTGTGAATGTGTTGGCACTAAGTGCAACTACTAGTCGGACACACTAAACTACCATGACTATGTTAGTCACGTGAATGTTGTGCTATTTGGGGTGGTGGGCAACTAGATTTCTAACGCggtgatggatattctggttatATGATTATGTTATTTTGGGTTACCAATTATCTTTATGATGCTTTTCTGCTTAATTTTTTGTAGCAATTGTTGGTTTGCTAGCAATCGCGTTTATGATGACCTAATGAATGATTAGGTGACGCGTGAGTGTGGCATGGCAGCTGAAAGCTATGGCCAAAGGAGTGCCATGCAACACGGGCAACTCTCTCACTAGACTGCTTTAATCCACCCCTTTCGTTTTGATCCGCCAATCCTCAATCCTATCCCTCTTCCATATAAGCTCCCCCTCTCTTTCATGACACATACCCAGTAGTATTAGTAGTGATAGGGGAGGGAAAGATAATTTCTAGATTCAAAGAGATCAAAACTTTGGAAGTGCTAATTTATACCAAACTCTTACACTTTGATTTAGTTTATTGAACTATAATATAAATCATTATTTTtgtatatattttttattttaattACTAATTATTTAACTTGTATACGGGTTAAATATCCATTGTTTAAAAGTAATAATTTGCACCGTGGTTAAAACATTATTAAAAAATACGTGTATTTCTATGGCTGTTTGTGGATATTTTAATATCCTTCAATATTTAAATACGGGTCTCCAAAACATGTGACGTAAAAAATGTCCCAATACAAGTTTCTAGTATATGCTTTAGATATAAGCAAATAGAAAATTCTAGTGTTTATGACACGTTTATGCGGATATTGTTATCTAATAGTCATCAACGTGGTTGCTTACTAGTTTTTTCTTCATACTAGTTCTTGAATGCTTTGATGAGTCTGACAACCCATTGGCAGCATGATCTCACTACATTCGTGGAGCCGGAAAACACCGCGTGTCAGAAACACAAACATAAACTTATGTGTTAGTTTTGTATTTCCTAGTTTGATCCATAAACCATAGTTATCAGTGATGAGATGGTTTTTGTTAAATTTTTAGCAGGTAAAATAGCAAGGGGGGCTCCAATTGTTACTTAAAATTTTAAAAGTTACAAAAAGGTTATATAGTCCAAGGACCAAAAAAACAGAAAAGAGGACCCAAAGGGGATGATTACAATTCAAGATTAGGAATGAGTTTCAATGAAGGTAGCAATGTGAGGATTAACCCTGAATTTGCGAATCTCTAGATCAGCTCTTAGCAACCGACTCCAATCTTGAATAGAAGCCTCAACCCCATCAAAATAGCATAGGTTTCTCTAATTCCAAATGTTCTAAGCAACTAATATGGTAATCACTTTGAACGATGGATGGGGTCAGTCTCTATCGGTAGCCTCAGAAATCTCTTGGAGTCCCAAAGCATCATCCCACTGTATGCGCAGTGAATTCGTGCAAGCAGTACTAAAATCAGAAGTGAAGAACAAATGCTTGTTTGTTTCAAGGGAGCCTGACGTGGACATCATGCATGTGTGGTCTTCACCAATGTCAAAATGTCTCTCTAGTGTTTTTTAAGGCCAAATCTCTAGCGTTGATTCTGCCCATGAGCATAAGCCAGGCAAACCCCTTGTGTTTCattgggggggggggtgttgCTGTTATGTCTAGAAAATTGTACAAATTCTTTTTGAGAGAACTACCCCCCtgccctgaaggaaatatgccctagaggcaacaataaagttattatttatttccttataccatgataaatgtttattattaatgctagaattgtattaaccggaaacataatacatgtgtgaatacatagacaaacatagtgtcactagtatgcctctacatgactagctcgttaatcgaagatggttaagtttcctagccatggacatgagttgtcatttgattaacgggatcacatcattaggagaatgatgtgattgacatgacctatgccattagcttagcacacgatcgtttagtatgttgctattgctttcttcatgacttatacatgttcctatgactatgagattatgcaactcctgtttaccggaggaacactttgtgtgctaccaaacatcacaacgtaactgggtgattataaaggagctctacaggtgtctccaaaggtacatgttgggttggcgtatttcgagataaggatttgtcactccgattgtcggagaggtatctctgggccctctcggtaatgcacatcacttaagccttgcaagcattgcaactaatgagttagttgcgggatgatgtattacgaaacgagtaaagagacttgccggtaacgagattgaactaggtattgagataccgacgatcgaatctcgggcaagtaacataccgatgacaaagggaacaacgtatgttgttatgcggtctgaccgataaagatcttcatagaatatgtgggagccaatatgagcatccaggttccgctattggttattgaccggagacgtgtctcggtcatgtctacatagttctcgaacccgtagggtccgcatgcttaacgttttgatgatagttatattatgagtttataggttttgatgtaccgaaggttgttcggagtcctgggtgtgatcacggacatgacgaggagtcttgaaatggtcaagacatgaagattgatatattggaagcctatgtttggatatcggaagtgttctgggtgaaatcgggattttaccggagtaccgggaggttaccggaaccccccgggaacttaatgggccttagtgggcctaggtggaagagaggagaggaggcaagggctgggccgcacgcccctccccctagtccgaataggacaaggagaggggggcggcgcccccttccttccttctcctccactccttccccctcccaagtcctaatccaactaagaaaggggggagtcctactccctgtgggacgggagtaggactcctccggcgcgcctcctcccttggccggccgcaccccccttgctcctttataaacgggggcaaggggcaccccatagacacaacaattgatcgtttgatcttttagccgtgtgcggtgcccccctccaccatagtccacctcgataatactgtagcggtgcttaggcgaagcccttcgtcggtagaacatcaacatcgtcaccacgccgtcgtgctgacgaaactctccctcaacactcagctggatcgaagttcgagggacgtcatcgggctgaacgtgtgctgaactcggatgtgccgtgcgtttggtacttgatcggtcggatcgtgaagacgtacgactacatcaaccgccttgtgctaacgcttccgctttcggtctacgagggtacgtggacaacactctcccctctcgttgctatgcaccaccatgatcttgcgtgtgcgtaggaatttttttgaaattactacgttccccaacagtggcatccgagcctggttttatgcgtagatgtcatatgcacgagtagaacacaagtgagttgtgggcgatataagtcatactgtttaccagcatgtcatactttggttcggcggcattgttgaatgaagtggcccggaccgacattacgcgtatgcttacgcgagactggttctactgacatgctttgcacacaggtggctagcgggtgtcagttttccaactttagttgaactgagtatGGCTACGCCTGGGCCCtgagaaggttaaaatagcaccaacttgacaaactatcgttgtggtttctgatgcgtaggtaagaacggttcttgctaagcccgtagcagccacgtaaaacttgcaacaacaaagtagaggacgtctaacttgtttttgcagggcatgttgtgatgtgatatggtcaagacatgatgctaaattttattgtatgagatgatcatgttttgtaaccgagttatcggcaactggcaggagccatgcatatggttgtcactttattgtatgcaatgcaatcgccctgtaatgctttactttatcactaagcggt contains:
- the LOC125540588 gene encoding receptor-like protein 52, translating into MSTTHLIVLLGFLLLAGTSSSQPTSGDLATLLAMKKQWGNPMQLASWDPVSNADHCNWTGVVCGGGEDRRAVTGVSLSKLNITGQVPESVCDLPSLTRFDLSYNNLTGSFPGVPLYACSHLRFLDLSNNSFHGVLPDDISRLSPAMEHLNLSSNHFWGTVPAAVGGLQALRSLRLDTNQFTGYYPTAEISMLAGIEQLTLALNPFAPAPAPPEFAKLTNLSYLWMSNMNMTGSIPKAYSSLENLMLFAMYGNKLTGEIPAWVWQHRKLQLLYLYNNTLTGKLPRKITSVNLIELDVSSNNLTGEIPDDFGSLKNLSILFMYSNQLTGTIPASIARLPNLRDIRLFENNLSGEIPRELGKHSPLGNLDVCNNNLSGPLPDSLCANGKLYEIVIFKNHFSGMLPENLGDCVLLKNIILSYNRFSGEFPAKIWSLPRLTTVTIDYNGFTGTLPAKLSENISLIGIENNKFSGTFPTSATGLSVFKAENNMISGELPAEMSKFPNLTELAMSGNQLTGSYQHQSFCCRSLSIST